The region TTATTAAAAATGGTGGTGAAACATTTAGTACTTTAATTGAAAACTTAAAAGTTGACCAAGATACTTGTGCTTCTTATCATATAGACAAAGATAAAGAGTATAAAGGAAGATTTATTGGTGATGTACCAAGAGGTATGTTATCACACTGGATTAGAATAAAAAATGGTGTTGTAGAAAACTATCAAGCTGTTGTTCCTTCAACTTGGAATGCAGGACCTGAAGACTCTAAAGGGCAAAAAGGTCCTTATGAAACAAATCTTATTGGTTTAAAAGTACAAGATATATCTAAACCACTAGAGATTATTAGAGTTATTCATAGTTTTGACCCATGTATCGCGTGTGCTGTTCATGTTATGGATAAAAAAGGTAATAACTTGGGTGTATATAAAGTTGACCCAGTTTATGGAACTAGCTGTTAGGAGCAAATTATGATAAAAAAACATTATGAATTTTCATTTTGGCTTAGAATAACTCACTGGGTTAGGGCAATTGCAATTATAATATTAACTGCATCAGGTTTTTATATTGCATACCCATTTATTGCTCCTGCAACAAATGGAGGGGAACCAACAAATTTTTTAAATGCTTTGTTTAGATCATGGCATATTATTTTTGGTTTTCTTTTAATTGCAGTTACAATAGGAAAATTTTATCTATTTATATTTGATAAACAAAGTAGATTAGAAAGGGATTCATTCTGGGATTTTATTAATCCAAAAGTTTGGTTACAACAAATAGGTTATTATCTATTGATAACTAAACACCCTCATGGGAAAGGTGTTTATAATCCCTTACAATTCTTGGCATATGTAGGTATATATCTATCAATTGTGATGATATCTTTAACAGGACTTATTTTATATGTTCATGTTTATCATGAAGGAATGGGTGGAGTGCTTTTTGATGTTATGAGAAGCTTTGAAGTACTTTTAGGTGGATTAGCATGGGTTAGAGAACTACACCATATATTTATGTGGGTATTTATAATCTTCTTACCAATACATGTTTATCTAGCGGTATTTAACTCTGTATATGGTAAAAGTGGAGCTATGGATTCAATTATCAGTGGTTACAGATGGATAAAAAGTAAAAAATAATGAATATATTAATACTAGGAATTGGGAATATATTGTTTCAAGATGAGGGGATAGGCGCTCATTTTATACATTATATTGATGAGAAATATGAATTTTCAACTGACAAACATAGTGTAAATATAGTTGATGGAGGAACATTAGCTCAAAGGCTAATTCCTCTAATCATCAAGTTTGATAAAGTATATGTTGTTGATTGTATTGATGCACTAGATTCAAAAGCTGGGGATGTTTATTTTTTTGATTATTTAAAAGCACCTTCTGAGATTGATTGGCAAGGTAGTGCCCATGAAGTTGAGATGTTACAAACTTTAAATATGATAAAAATGAATGGAGACTTACCTGAAACTCACGTTATTGGAGTGATTCCAAAAAGAGTTGCTGATGATACAACTTTTGATTTAAGTGATGAGATTGTAAAAGCAACTGCTACTATGGAGCATACACTTATTAAATCTTTAGAAGAGATGGGTGTAGAAGTATCTGTAAGAGATAAAGATGTAACTATTGAAGATATTTCAAAAATATCTTTTAAAAGAGAGATTATAAATGATTCTAGAATATAAATTTGTTTATCAATCAAATAACAACTACTTTGTTGATTATATTGATAACATATTAAAACAAAAGGAGACAAAATATTATATAAATAGAGATGAAGAAAATATATTTTTATATGTAGAAGATGAAGAAGAAAGATTAATAAAAATTTCAGATGAGTTGTCAAATGAGCTTCCAATATCAATATTTTTAAAAGATTTTGCATTGGAAGTTGTATCACAAATACCTCTTATAAACTATCAACATACCCTAGATAGTTGCCAAAAGTCTTATTGTTCAAATTGTTTAGCAGAAATCGAAAATAAAGAAACGACAAATTATTATAATCCCTTCATAAATTGTCAACTTTGTGGTACAACTTCCAATGTTAAATCTCTTGATATCTTTGAAAATAAAGAAAAAGTTGAGTTTACTAGTTTTAAAAACAGTTTTGAGTTTTTAGCTTCTAATATTGCCCAAGGCAAAACAATAGAGAT is a window of Halarcobacter sp. DNA encoding:
- the cybH gene encoding Ni/Fe-hydrogenase, b-type cytochrome subunit produces the protein MIKKHYEFSFWLRITHWVRAIAIIILTASGFYIAYPFIAPATNGGEPTNFLNALFRSWHIIFGFLLIAVTIGKFYLFIFDKQSRLERDSFWDFINPKVWLQQIGYYLLITKHPHGKGVYNPLQFLAYVGIYLSIVMISLTGLILYVHVYHEGMGGVLFDVMRSFEVLLGGLAWVRELHHIFMWVFIIFLPIHVYLAVFNSVYGKSGAMDSIISGYRWIKSKK
- a CDS encoding HyaD/HybD family hydrogenase maturation endopeptidase, whose product is MNILILGIGNILFQDEGIGAHFIHYIDEKYEFSTDKHSVNIVDGGTLAQRLIPLIIKFDKVYVVDCIDALDSKAGDVYFFDYLKAPSEIDWQGSAHEVEMLQTLNMIKMNGDLPETHVIGVIPKRVADDTTFDLSDEIVKATATMEHTLIKSLEEMGVEVSVRDKDVTIEDISKISFKREIINDSRI